The following proteins are encoded in a genomic region of Catharus ustulatus isolate bCatUst1 chromosome 4, bCatUst1.pri.v2, whole genome shotgun sequence:
- the LOC116996067 gene encoding histone H2A type 2-C, with product MSGRGKQGGKARAKAKSRSSRAGLQFPVGRVHRLLRKGNYAERVGAGAPVYLAAVLEYLTAEILELAGNAARDNKKTRIIPRHLQLAIRNDEELNKLLGKVTIAQGGVLPNIQAVLLPKKTESHKAKSK from the coding sequence ATGTCCGGACGCGGAAAGCAGGGCGGGAAGGCGCGCGCCAAGGCCAAGTCGCGCTCGTCGCGGGCCGGGCTGCAGTTCCCCGTGGGCCGCGTGCACCGGCTGCTGCGCAAGGGCAACTACGCGGAGCGCGTGGGCGCCGGCGCCCCGGTGTACCTGGCGGCCGTGCTGGAGTACCTGACGGCCGAGATCCTGGAGCTGGCGGGCAACGCGGCCCGCGACAACAAGAAGACGCGCATCATCCCCCGCCACCTGCAGCTCGCCATCCGCAACGACGAGGAGCTCAACAAGCTGCTGGGCAAGGTGACGATCGCGCAGGGCGGCGTGCTGCCCAACATCCAGGCCGTGCTGCTGCCCAAGAAGACTGAGAGCCATAAAGCCAAGAGCAAATAA